A part of Carettochelys insculpta isolate YL-2023 chromosome 1, ASM3395843v1, whole genome shotgun sequence genomic DNA contains:
- the LOC142007586 gene encoding olfactory receptor 52R1-like has product MKETPFCLRIGHLIFSMSDSNMTDFTNPTTFILLGIPGLEAAHVWISIPFCTMYSIALLGNFIILFIVKRETSLHVPMYYFLCMLSVSDLILSTAILPKTLSIFWFHSREIDFGACLTQLYFIHTFLSIESGIFVAMALDRYVAICDPLRHSTVLTNPVVAKIGLAVVLRSGLLVLPMPMLARQWPYCRTNIIPHTHCEHMAVVKLACADTRISSYYGLSVVFLVTGLDSIFITASYTQILRAIFSLPRKDARLKTFGTCGSHLCAILAFYIPALFSFLTYRFGHSVALHFHVLIANAYLLMPPMLNPIIYGVKTRQIRDRLLQISTHKGP; this is encoded by the coding sequence ATGAAAGAGACGCCATTTTGCCTTAGGATTGGACACCTCATCTTCTCCATGTCAGATTCTAACATGACTGACTTCACCAACCCCACCACCTTCATCTTGCTGGGCATTCCTGGGTTGGAGGCTgcccatgtctggatctccatccccttctgtacCATGTACTCCATAGCCCTCTTGGGGAACTTCATAATTCTGTTCATTGTGAAGAGGGAGACCAGCCTCCATgtgcccatgtactatttcctctgcatgctgtctGTTAGTGACCTGATCCTCTCTACAGCCATCCTGCCTAAAACTCTCAGCATCTTCTGGTTTCATTCCAGGGAGATAGACTTcggtgcctgcctcacccagctgtACTTCATTCACACCTTCTTGTCTATCGAATCTGGGatctttgtggccatggctttggatcgctacgtggccatctgtgaccccctgagacattccaccgTCCTGACAAACCCTGTGGTGGCCAAGATCGGCCTGGCTGTGGTGCTACGCAGTGGTCTGCTCGTACTTCCCATGCCCATGCTGGCGAGGCAGTGGCCGtattgcagaaccaacatcatccccCACACGCACTGCGAGCACATGGCTGTGGTGAAGCTGGCCTGCGCCGACACCCGCATCAGTAGTTACTATGGCCTCTCTGTGGTATTTTTAGTAACTGGCCTGGATTCTATTTTTATCACAGCGTCCTACAcccagatcctcagggccatcttcaGCCTCCCCAGAAAGGACGCCCGGCTCAAGACATTTGGGACCTGTGGATCCCACCTTTGTGCCATTTTAGCCTTTTACATCCCagctctcttctccttcctcaccTACCGATTTGGCCATAGTGTGGCCCTGCATTTCCATGTTCTCATTGCCAATGCGTACCTCCTGATGCCCCCCATGCTgaaccccatcatctatggggtgaAGACCAGGCAGATCCGAGACAGGCTGCTCCAGATCTCTACTCATAAGGGCCCCTAA
- the LOC142007587 gene encoding olfactory receptor 52R1-like encodes MSPANSSSLRPTSFLLVGIPGLEAAQHWVAIPLCAMYIVALLGNCVILFIIRTDSSLHEPMYLFLATLAVTDLVLCTSTVPKMLSIFWLGSREIEFHACFAQMFFVHSSSLVETGILVAMAFDRYVAICNPLRHATILKFATVAKIASLVLVRGLAVIAPFPLLLRRLPFCKVNVIPHSYCEHMAVLKLACADTTLNTSYGAVVTMLVVGLDGMSIVLSYVMILRAVFSLPSGQARLKSLSTCTSHVCVILIFYVPGLFSFLAHRFSQNVPQSVHILLANLYLLLPPMLNPIVYGVKTKQIRTRVSRVFHVRAPERHKTVAAERVFLENNSQGPQGLVLEQ; translated from the exons ATGTCtcctgccaacagcagcagcctgagacCCACCTCCTTCCTGCTGGTCGGCATACCGGGGCTGGAAGCCGCGCAGCACTGGGTCGCGATCCCGCTGTGCGCCATGTACATCGTAGCCCTGCTGGGGAACTGCGTTATTCTGTTTATTATAAGGACAGACTCCAGTCTACACGAGCCCATGTACCTCTTCCTGGCCACGCTGGCTGTTACCGACCTGGTCCTGTGCACATCCACCGTGCCCAAAATGCTCAGCATCTTCTGGCTGGGCTCTAGGGAGATCGAGTTCCATGCTTGCTTTGCCCAGATGTTCTTTGTCCATTCTTCCTCGCTGGTGGAGACGGGAATCCTGGTGGCCATGGCGTttgaccgctacgtggccatctgcaaCCCCCTGCGGCACGCGACCATTTTGAAATTTGCTACGGTAGCCAAGATAGCGTCTCTGGTCTTGGTCAGAGGCCTGGCTGTGATCGCCCCCTTCCCTTTGCTGCTCAGGAGGCTGCCCTTCTGCAAGGTCAATGTCATCCCCCACTCCTACTGCGAGCACATGGCCGTGCTGAAGTTGGCCTGTGCAGACACCACGCTCAATACGTCATACGGTGCGGTTGTGACCATGCTGGTGGTGGGCTTGGATGGCATGTCCATTGTTCTCTCCTATGTAATGATCCTCCGGGCGGTCTTCAGTCTGCCCTCTGGCCAGGCCCGGCTCAAATCTCTCAGCACCTGCACCTCCCACGTCTGTGTCATCCTCATCTTCTACGTCCCAGGGCTCTTCTCCTTCCTGGCCCACCGCTTCAGCCAGAATGTCCCCCAGTCTGTCCACATCCTGCTGGCAAACCtctacctcctcctgccccccatgctGAACCCCATCGTGTACGGGGTGAAAACCAAGCAGATCCGCACTCGGGTGTCCAGGGTTTTTCACGTGAGGGCTCCTGAGCGCCACAAGACAGTTGCT GCTGAGCGGGTGTTTTTGGAGAACAATTCACAGGGACCCCAAGGCCTTGTTCTCGAGCAGTGA
- the LOC142007588 gene encoding olfactory receptor 52R1-like: MSPANSSSLRPASFLLVGIPGLEAAQHWVAIPLCAMYIVALLGNCVILFIIRTDSSLHEPMYLFLATLAVTDLVLCTSTVPKMLSIFWLGSREIEFHACFAQMFFVHSSSLVETGILVAMAFDRYVAICNPLRHATILKFATVAKIASLVLVRGLAVIAPFPLLLRRLPFCKVNVIPHSYCEHMAVLKLACADTTLNTSYGAVVTMLVVGLDGMSIVLSYVMILRAVFSLPSGQARLKSLSTCTSHVCVILIFYVPGLFSFLAHRFSQNVPQSVHILLANLYLLLPPMLNPIVYGVKTKQIRTRVSRVFHVRAPERHKTVAAERVFLENNSQGPQGLVLEQ, encoded by the exons ATGTCtcctgccaacagcagcagcctgagacCCGCCTCCTTCCTGCTGGTCGGCATACCGGGGCTGGAAGCCGCGCAGCACTGGGTCGCGATCCCGCTGTGCGCCATGTACATCGTAGCCCTGCTGGGGAACTGCGTTATTCTGTTTATTATAAGGACAGACTCCAGTCTACACGAGCCCATGTACCTCTTCCTGGCCACGCTGGCTGTTACCGACCTGGTCCTGTGCACATCCACCGTGCCCAAAATGCTCAGCATCTTCTGGCTGGGCTCTAGGGAGATCGAGTTCCATGCTTGCTTTGCCCAGATGTTCTTTGTCCATTCTTCCTCGCTGGTGGAGACGGGAATCCTGGTGGCCATGGCGTttgaccgctacgtggccatctgcaaCCCCCTGCGGCACGCGACCATTTTGAAATTTGCTACGGTAGCCAAGATAGCGTCTCTGGTCTTGGTCAGAGGCCTGGCTGTGATCGCCCCCTTCCCTTTGCTGCTCAGGAGGCTGCCCTTCTGCAAGGTCAATGTCATCCCCCACTCCTACTGCGAGCACATGGCCGTGCTGAAGTTGGCCTGTGCAGACACCACGCTCAATACGTCATACGGTGCGGTTGTGACCATGCTGGTGGTGGGCTTGGACGGCATGTCCATTGTTCTCTCCTATGTAATGATCCTCCGGGCGGTCTTCAGTCTGCCCTCTGGCCAGGCCCGGCTCAAATCTCTCAGCACCTGCACCTCCCACGTCTGTGTCATCCTCATCTTCTACGTCCCAGGGCTCTTCTCCTTCCTGGCCCACCGCTTCAGCCAGAATGTCCCCCAGTCTGTCCACATCCTGCTGGCAAACCtctacctcctcctgccccccatgctGAACCCCATCGTGTACGGGGTGAAAACCAAGCAGATCCGCACTCGGGTGTCCAGGGTTTTTCACGTGAGGGCTCCTGAGCGCCACAAGACAGTTGCT GCTGAGCGGGTGTTTTTGGAGAACAATTCACAGGGACCCCAAGGCCTTGTTCTCGAGCAGTGA